A portion of the Candida dubliniensis CD36 chromosome R, complete sequence genome contains these proteins:
- a CDS encoding flavohemoglobin, putative (Similar to S. cerevisiae YHB1;~duplicated gene - see Cd36_33450): MTVSSASIINDYFESKPLTPEQVQIITDSIPILEHLDVQLTEKFYKRLLKQNPDFKPFFNETHQKLLRQPRILIHCLLQYAKNIQDLTPMIDFIKKIASKHVGLQVKPEHYPIFGQVLINVIIDLFPKQLVHDEFIEAWTLAYQNLANLLIKLESEQYVEKPWYGFKQFKVTRFHRECSDVKSLYITPVDGLPIPKPKRGQYLCMRWLLPGEKYEKSREYSISEYPRNNEYRVTVRYIPGGKVSNYIHNQLNVGDIVYAAPPCGDCCYESSSKNLVFLAGGNGVTALLPMIEAGLAEGRQVKLLYSNRSTDSRSFGKLFQSYKVQYGERFQVVEFLSRGRTIDPIDKFYKRSLTLEDLDFIVPEDDVYLIGPRTYMKMIEDYLKERNITVKLDYFGPREI, from the coding sequence ATGACCGTTTCCAGTGCTAGCATTATCaatgattattttgaaagtAAACCTTTGACTCCAGAACAGGTCCAAATCATTACTGACTCGATCCCCATATTAGAACATCTTGATGTCCAATTAACTGAGAAATTTTATAAACgattattaaaacaaaacccTGATTTCAaaccatttttcaatgaaactcatcaaaaattattacGTCAACCACGAATCTTAATTCATTGCTTGTTACAATATGCTAAAAACATTCAAGATTTGACTCCCATGATTGATTTCATTAAGAAAATCGCTTCAAAACATGTTGGATTACAAGTTAAACCAGAGCATTATCCTATTTTTGGACAAGTATTAATCAATgtcattattgatttattccCGAAACAATTAGTACACGATGAGTTTATTGAGGCTTGGACTTTAGCATATCAAAATTTAgctaatttattaatcaaattagaATCAGAACAATACGTTGAAAAACCTTGGTATGGattcaaacaatttaaagTCACTAGATTTCATCGTGAATGTTCCGATgttaaatcattatatatCACTCCAGTAGATGGATTGCCTATCCCTAAACCTAAAAGAGGTCAATATTTATGTATGAGATGGTTATTACCAGGagaaaaatatgaaaaatctcgagaatattcaatttcCGAATATCCACGAAATAATGAATATCGAGTCACCGTTAGATATATTCCTGGTGGGAAAGTTTCTAATTATAttcataatcaattgaatgttGGTGATATTGTTTATGCTGCTCCACCATGTGGTGATTGTTGTTATGAATCATCACTGAAGAATTTAGTGTTTTTAGCTGGTGGGAATGGGGTTACAGCATTATTACCCATGATTGAAGCAGGATTGGCTGAAGGAAGACAagtgaaattattatattctaATCGATCAACTGATTCTCGTTCATTTGGGAAATTATTTCAAAGTTATAAAGTACAATATGGTGAACGATTCCAAGTGGTGGAATTTTTATCTCGTGGTAGAACTATTGATCctattgataaattttataAACGATCATTAACTTTAGAAGATTTGGATTTTATTGTTCCTGAAGATGatgtttatttaattggtCCTAGAACATATATGAAAATGATTGAAgattatttgaaagaaagaaatattaCCGTCAAATTAGATTATTTTGGACCTCGTGAgatataa
- a CDS encoding phenol hydroxylase, putative gives MPTNHSKTDVLIIGAGPAGLMCATWLSRCGIPFRIIDKRSNEIFTGQADGLQCRSLEIFQSFSESSFDFATLNQSWKMANHMIEMCFWSPNGNGQLERNSRVADTIPGISRFTQSVIHQGNIEKWFVDSIDYFSNGQVKIERPLLPISINVNEKGTKDDQYPVEVKVVKLSSEESKPEQFGSEKVANGLYRQFDGDQDKSYKEKSTTTKEDEEEEEEEDCEIIHTKYVVGCDGAHSWVRKQLDIDMEGEQTDFVWGVLDMVPITNFPDIRNRCAIHSKDSGSVMVIPRENDLVRFYIQLKEVERDPATKTDNKQFNGNVDDTKAKTKGRIDRSKITPELILKQAQKIFEPYTLEMTDLSWYTGYQIGQRVSPQFSKFNNRVFIAGDACHTHSPKAGQGMNVSMQDTYNLGFKLALVCKGLAKPEILSTYESERLKVARDLIAFDHKLSRLFSGKPMIPNSDILDGVDMDEFHQVYLEGNKFASGTIVDYQNSLLINKSGDGGDTNDDDDDDDDNDCLIMNKLATKIPIGRRLYSVKMISQADGKPIHIADRLSSDGRFRVLVFPGDIKYNPEQLQTLHSFQDLLDESNFFLKKFTPINAFQDSVIDIITIHNNNRHDVEIFDFPDFTHPLDYKHRCDYWKLYSGKGETYHEGTFNMYEDYGIDGKRGVILVIRPDSHVAKVVPFSIDGLKQVDEYFNKFMISQTNNVLPSKPIDYDDSKRFIQPRLAV, from the coding sequence ATGCCTACTAATCATTCTAAAACTGACGTATTAATCATTGGTGCTGGTCCAGCAGGATTAATGTGTGCTACATGGTTATCAAGATGTGGTATTCCATTTAGAATCATTGATAAACGATccaatgaaattttcaCTGGTCAAGCTGATGGATTACAATGTCGATCATTAGAAATTTTCCAATCATTTTCCGAACTgagttttgattttgctACATTAAATCAAAGTTGGAAAATGGCTAATCATATGATTGAAATGTGTTTTTGGTCACCTAATGGTAATGGACAATTAGAAAGAAATTCTCGAGTTGCTGATACAATCCCTGGAATTTCAAGATTTACTCAATCAGTGATTCATCAAggaaatattgaaaaatggttTGTTGATTCTATTGATTATTTCTCTAATGGACAAgtcaaaattgaaagacCATTGTTgccaatttcaataaatgttAATGAAAAGGGTACAAAAGATGATCAATATCCTGTTGAAGTGAAAGTTGTCAAGTTATCTTCAGAAGAATCTAAACCAGAACAGTTTGGTAGTGAAAAAGTTGCTAATGGACTCTATCGTCAATTCGATGGTGATCAAGATAAATCctataaagaaaaatctaCAACCACaaaagaagatgaagaagaagaagaagaagaagattgtGAAATCATTCATACAAAATatgttgttggttgtgATGGAGCTCATAGTTGGGTTAGAAAACAATTAGATATTGATATGGAAGGTGAACAAACTGATTTTGTTTGGGGGGTTTTAGATATGGTCCCTATTACTAATTTCCCTGACATTAGAAATCGTTGTGCTATTCATCTGAAAGATTCGGGTTCTGTCATGGTTATCCCCCgtgaaaatgatttagtCCGATtctatattcaattgaaagaagTAGAAAGAGATCCAGCTACTAAAACtgataataaacaattcaatggtaatgttgatgataCGAAAGCTAAAACAAAAGGTAGAATTGATCGTTCAAAAATCACTCCCGAATTAATTCTTAAACAAGCTCAAAAAATTTTCGAACCTTATACTCTTGAAATGACTGATTTGAGTTGGTATACTGGTTATCAAATTGGACAAAGAGTTAGTCctcaattttcaaaatttaataatcgAGTATTTATTGCTGGTGATGCATGTCATACCCATTCCCCTAAAGCAGGTCAAGGAATGAACGTTTCCATGCAAGATACATATAATCTTGGATTCAAATTAGCTTTGGTATGTAAAGGATTGGCTAAACCAGAAATATTATCTACTTATGAACTGGAAAGATTGAAAGTTGCTCGTGATTTGATTGCCTTTGATCATAAATTATCTCGATTGTTTAGTGGTAAACCAATGATCCCTAATTCTGATATATTAGATGGTGTTGATATGGATGAATTTCATCAGGTATATCTTGAAGGGAATAAATTTGCTTCAGGTACTATTGTTGATTATCAAAACtcattattgattaataaactgggtgatggtggtgacactaatgatgatgatgatgatgatgacgataatgattgtttgataatgaataaattgGCAACCAAAATTCCTATTGGTCGAAGATTATATAGTGTCAAAATGATTAGTCAAGCTGATGGTAAACCAATTCATATTGCTGATCGCCTTTCATCTGATGGTAGATTTAGAGTATTAGTTTTCCCTGGAGATATCAAATATAATCCTGAACAATTGCAAACATTACATTCATTCCAAGATTTATTAgatgaatcaaattttttccTTAAAAAATTCACTCCAATCAATGCTTTCCAAGATTCagttattgatattattaccattcataataataatcgtcatgatgttgaaatttttgatttcccTGATTTCACTCATCCATTAGATTATAAACATCGTTGTGattattggaaattatATTCTGGGAAAGGGGAAACTTATCATGAAGGTACATTCAATATGTATGAAGATTATGGTATTGATGGTAAACGTGGAGTAATTCTTGTTATTCGACCAGATTCTCATGTGGCCAAAGTGGttccattttcaattgatggATTAAAACAAGTTGATgaatatttcaataaatttatgATTAGTCAAACTAATAATGTTTTACCATCTaaaccaattgattatgatgattcCAAAAGATTTATTCAACCAAGATTGGCTgtatga
- a CDS encoding anti-silencing protein, putative (Similar to S. cerevisiae ASF1) produces MSIVSLTGIEVLNNPAKFTDPYEFQITFECLEPLKEDLEWKLTYVGSSDSLDHDQELDSILVGPVPVGINSFLFKADAPSPELIPASELVSVTVIILSCSYNDKEFVRVGYYVNNEYDTEELRENPPAKVAIDHVVRNILAEKPRVTRFNIIWDNDDGADEYPPEQQEDEEEEEEEEEEEEDDEEDEEEDYDEDEEEGLNGDAVVDLEKEEISTPRDNEEDIEIDIASESDVEEGGEEVEEEEKVNTPKD; encoded by the coding sequence ATGTCCATAGTATCATTAACAGGAATTGAAGTATTAAACAACCCAGCAAAATTCACTGATCCATatgaatttcaaatcacTTTTGAATGTTTAGAACCATTAAAAGAAGATTTAGAATGGAAATTAACTTATGTTGGATCATCGGATTCATTAGATCATGATCAAGAATTAGATAGTATATTAGTTGGCCCTGTCCCTGTGggaattaattcatttttatttaaagcTGATGCTCCAAGTCCGGAATTGATTCCTGCTAGTGAATTAGTTAGTGTCACGGTAATAATATTAAGTTGTTCttataatgataaagaatttgttCGAGTTGGATATTAtgttaataatgaatatgaTACTGAAGAATTAAGAGAAAACCCTCCGGCAAAAGTGGCTATTGATCATGTTGTAAGAAATATTTTAGCAGAAAAACCAAGAGTTACTcgatttaatattatttgggataatgatgatggaGCTGATGAATATCCTCctgaacaacaagaagacgaagaagaagaggaagaagaggaggaggaggaagaagatgatgaagaagatgaggAAGAAGATTATGACGAggacgaagaagaaggcCTTAATGGTGATGCAGTGGTGGATttggaaaaagaagaaatactGACTCCTAGagataatgaagaagatatcGAAATAGATATAGCTAGTGAAAGTGATGTGGAGGAAGGTGGTgaagaagtagaagaagaagaaaaagtaaATACTCCAAAAGACTAA